Proteins encoded together in one Thermococcus barophilus MP window:
- a CDS encoding ATPase domain-containing protein — protein sequence MGTLLKIQIPNDELHRRLGGGIPSGSIMLIEGDRGTGKSIFSQRLLYGFLRNNHTASYISSQYTTPEFINQMESLGYSIITDLIRRRLIFVSVYPLLVGVSKREKFLTRFLSESRIWDRDVVIIDSISSLLPTTLDEDELRRLADHIKKLSSLGKVIMLTVNPNDIDGDILRILEEISTILVRLQVKVFGGDLKNSATIVKYNNAMGIFQKIIPFRVEPRVGFIVEIAAVV from the coding sequence ATGGGGACACTCCTTAAAATCCAAATTCCAAACGACGAACTACATAGAAGATTAGGGGGAGGGATACCCTCGGGAAGTATAATGCTAATTGAGGGAGATAGAGGTACTGGCAAGTCTATTTTCTCCCAAAGACTTCTCTATGGATTTTTAAGGAACAATCATACTGCTTCTTATATTTCGAGTCAGTATACAACACCCGAATTTATAAATCAAATGGAATCCTTAGGTTACAGTATTATTACGGACTTAATTAGACGACGTTTGATTTTTGTATCTGTGTATCCTCTTTTAGTCGGAGTTTCAAAAAGAGAGAAGTTCCTAACAAGATTTTTAAGTGAATCAAGAATCTGGGATAGAGATGTTGTGATTATTGACTCAATCTCTTCCCTGCTACCAACTACTCTCGATGAAGATGAGTTGAGGAGATTGGCAGACCATATTAAAAAATTGAGCTCCCTAGGTAAGGTAATAATGCTAACAGTCAATCCCAACGATATTGATGGGGACATCTTAAGAATCTTGGAAGAAATCTCCACCATATTAGTTAGACTGCAAGTGAAAGTTTTTGGGGGAGACTTGAAGAATTCTGCGACTATTGTGAAATATAACAATGCAATGGGAATATTCCAGAAGATTATCCCATTTAGAGTAGAACCGAGAGTAGGATTTATTGTAGAAATTGCTGCGGTGGTGTAA